The following are encoded together in the Bacillus sp. NP157 genome:
- the ubiH gene encoding 2-octaprenyl-6-methoxyphenyl hydroxylase, with product MSPASPILIVGGGLVGASLAIALDAAGIPATLVEATAPRVADQPSYDERNLALARATVNGLDAIGVWEFARATPITHIHTSRAGDFGSVRMDAATEGVDALGWTLPARELGEALLRRLDTCRLLTRMAPARVERIEPVEGGWLATISGAEGSTQVRSPLIVGADGTQSGIRAQLGIATREYDYAQALFVSTMMPARDPQGRAFERFTDEGPVAVLPLAERRIGVVLTVSADRADEVAALDDNAFAAFAQERFGWRLGRLSRPGKRVPYPIRRVAAEVLTSDRAVLVGNAAQTVHPIGAQGFNLGLRDALTLAELVAAGGDPGDAALLAEYAKRRAPDREGTMAMSHGLVRLACLEQPLLGPLRSLAMLALDRVPPLRHALSRRGMGFRENAPFAVREKTP from the coding sequence ATGAGCCCTGCATCCCCCATCCTCATCGTCGGCGGCGGCCTGGTCGGCGCCAGCCTCGCCATTGCCCTGGACGCCGCCGGCATCCCGGCCACGCTGGTCGAGGCCACCGCCCCGCGCGTCGCCGACCAGCCGAGCTACGACGAGCGCAACCTCGCGCTGGCCCGCGCCACGGTCAACGGCCTGGACGCGATCGGCGTGTGGGAGTTCGCCCGTGCCACGCCGATCACGCACATCCATACAAGCCGTGCCGGCGATTTCGGTAGCGTGCGGATGGATGCGGCGACGGAAGGCGTCGATGCGCTGGGCTGGACCCTGCCGGCGCGCGAGCTTGGCGAGGCCTTGCTGCGGCGGCTCGACACCTGTCGGTTGCTGACCCGGATGGCGCCTGCACGGGTGGAGCGGATCGAACCGGTGGAGGGCGGCTGGCTGGCGACGATCAGCGGCGCCGAGGGCAGCACCCAGGTGCGCAGCCCCCTGATCGTAGGGGCGGACGGCACGCAGTCGGGCATCCGTGCCCAGCTGGGCATCGCGACGCGCGAGTACGACTATGCGCAGGCGCTGTTCGTCAGCACGATGATGCCCGCGCGCGATCCGCAAGGACGTGCGTTCGAACGCTTCACCGACGAGGGCCCGGTGGCGGTCCTGCCGCTGGCCGAGCGGCGCATCGGCGTGGTGCTGACGGTGTCGGCCGACCGCGCCGACGAGGTGGCCGCGCTGGACGACAATGCCTTCGCAGCCTTTGCGCAGGAGCGCTTCGGCTGGCGGCTTGGCCGGCTGTCCCGCCCCGGCAAGCGGGTGCCTTACCCGATCCGCCGGGTCGCCGCGGAAGTCCTTACGAGCGACCGCGCCGTGCTGGTCGGCAATGCCGCGCAGACCGTGCATCCGATCGGCGCGCAGGGTTTCAACCTCGGCCTGCGCGATGCGCTGACGCTGGCCGAGCTGGTCGCCGCGGGCGGCGATCCGGGTGACGCGGCCCTGCTGGCCGAGTATGCGAAACGGCGTGCGCCGGATCGCGAGGGGACGATGGCGATGAGCCACGGCCTCGTTCGCCTGGCGTGCCTGGAGCAGCCCTTGCTCGGTCCGCTGCGTTCGCTGGCGATGCTCGCGCTGGATCGCGTGCCGCCGTTGCGCCATGCGCTGTCGCGCCGTGGGATGGGTTTCCGCGAGAACGCGCCGTTTGCCGTGCGGGAGAAAACGCCGTGA
- a CDS encoding cob(I)yrinic acid a,c-diamide adenosyltransferase, with protein sequence MGNRLSKIYTRTGDDGSTGLGDGSRTGKDSLRVTAYGTVDELNSALGVVIACEGTDDDVREVLVQVQHELFDLGGELCIPGMAMVQAKDIDRLEAVLDGFNADLPALKDFILPGGGMPAATCHVARTVCRRAERDVVALARVEEVRPEAQRYLNRLSDLLFVLARVLARRSGHGEVLWQHERRPRG encoded by the coding sequence ATGGGTAACCGACTCTCGAAAATCTATACGCGCACCGGCGACGACGGCAGCACCGGCCTCGGCGATGGCAGCCGCACCGGCAAGGATTCCCTGCGGGTCACCGCCTACGGCACCGTGGACGAGCTGAACAGCGCGCTCGGCGTGGTCATCGCCTGCGAGGGCACCGACGACGACGTCCGCGAGGTGCTGGTCCAGGTCCAGCACGAACTGTTCGACCTCGGCGGCGAGCTGTGCATCCCCGGCATGGCCATGGTCCAGGCGAAGGACATCGACCGCCTTGAAGCGGTGCTCGACGGCTTCAACGCCGACCTGCCCGCCCTGAAGGATTTCATCCTGCCCGGCGGTGGCATGCCCGCCGCCACCTGCCACGTGGCCCGCACCGTCTGCCGGCGTGCCGAACGCGACGTGGTCGCGCTGGCCCGCGTCGAAGAAGTGCGCCCGGAAGCACAGCGTTACCTGAACCGCCTTTCAGACTTACTGTTCGTCCTGGCCCGCGTCCTTGCACGTCGCAGCGGCCACGGCGAGGTGCTCTGGCAGCACGAACGGCGCCCGCGCGGCTGA
- a CDS encoding polyprenyl synthetase family protein, protein MPSIAESQTPIDFTAVRTLAADDMREVDALIRHRLSSDVVLINQIAEHIIAGGGKRLRPMLHVLAARAAGYQGAEHAKLAAIIEFIHTSTLLHDDVVDESDMRRGRKTANALWGNAASVLVGDFLYSRSFQLMVELDDMRIMRILANTTNTIAEGEVLQLLNIGNADVDEAAYLAVIERKTAVLFAAATELGGVLGALPDDQVAALRRYGMELGYAFQIADDLLDYVSDADTLGKNIGDDLAEGKPTLPLIYAMQTADPEQLKSLRHAIEHGGLDSLDRIVAAIRDSGALDRVHAKAVTHAVAARDALSALPPSAHRDALAALADYSVERRF, encoded by the coding sequence ATGCCATCCATTGCCGAAAGCCAGACCCCCATCGACTTCACCGCCGTCCGTACCCTCGCGGCGGATGACATGCGGGAGGTCGACGCCCTCATCCGGCATCGCCTGTCCTCCGACGTCGTACTGATCAACCAGATCGCGGAACACATCATCGCCGGCGGCGGCAAGCGCCTGCGCCCGATGTTGCATGTGCTCGCCGCCCGGGCGGCCGGTTACCAGGGCGCCGAACACGCCAAGCTCGCCGCCATCATCGAGTTCATCCACACCTCGACGCTGCTGCACGACGACGTGGTGGACGAATCCGACATGCGCCGCGGCCGCAAGACGGCGAACGCGTTGTGGGGCAACGCCGCCAGCGTCCTGGTCGGCGATTTCCTCTACTCGCGCTCGTTCCAGCTGATGGTCGAACTGGATGACATGCGCATCATGCGCATCCTCGCCAACACCACCAACACCATCGCCGAAGGCGAAGTGCTGCAGCTGCTGAACATCGGCAACGCCGACGTCGACGAGGCGGCTTACCTCGCCGTCATCGAACGCAAGACCGCGGTGCTGTTCGCCGCCGCCACGGAACTGGGCGGCGTGCTGGGTGCCCTGCCCGACGACCAGGTCGCCGCCCTGCGCCGCTACGGCATGGAGCTGGGTTACGCCTTCCAGATCGCCGACGACCTGCTCGATTACGTCTCGGACGCGGACACGCTGGGCAAGAACATCGGCGACGACCTCGCCGAAGGCAAGCCGACCCTGCCGCTGATCTACGCGATGCAGACGGCCGACCCGGAGCAGCTGAAATCCCTGCGCCACGCCATCGAACACGGCGGCCTCGACTCGCTCGATCGGATCGTCGCCGCCATCCGCGACTCCGGCGCGCTCGATCGCGTGCATGCGAAGGCCGTTACCCATGCCGTGGCCGCGCGAGACGCCTTGTCGGCCCTGCCGCCGTCGGCGCATCGCGATGCGTTGGCCGCTTTGGCTGATTATTCGGTTGAACGGCGCTTCTGA
- a CDS encoding dienelactone hydrolase family protein, translating into MRRSLLALSLLALGFVGGAHAAMVAKPVQWTDKGVTYKSFLVYDDAVKAKRPGLLMVPNWFGVNDMAVAKAKEIAGKDYVILLTDMYGGETRPKSTDEAGAAVKPLYGDRKIMRERVTRAFDELKAQEKNAPIDPAHLAAIGFCFGGSAVLDLARTGADVAAVVTFHGLLSDDSKLGSKLHASVLALNGADDANVPPEQRAGFETEMRAAKVDWASVDYGNAVHCFTEKEATDAAGNCRYDGKVAARAYTAMRAWLAEAFKK; encoded by the coding sequence ATGCGCCGCAGTCTGCTTGCTTTGTCGTTGCTGGCCCTGGGTTTCGTCGGGGGCGCCCACGCGGCGATGGTCGCCAAGCCGGTCCAGTGGACCGACAAGGGCGTGACGTACAAGAGTTTCCTGGTTTACGACGACGCCGTGAAGGCGAAGCGTCCGGGCCTGCTGATGGTGCCGAACTGGTTTGGCGTCAACGACATGGCGGTGGCGAAGGCGAAGGAGATCGCCGGCAAGGATTACGTGATCCTGCTGACCGATATGTACGGTGGCGAGACCCGGCCGAAGAGCACGGACGAGGCAGGTGCGGCGGTGAAGCCGCTCTATGGTGATCGCAAGATCATGCGCGAGCGCGTCACTCGCGCGTTCGACGAGCTGAAGGCGCAGGAGAAGAACGCGCCGATCGATCCGGCCCATCTCGCGGCGATTGGCTTCTGCTTCGGCGGTTCGGCCGTGCTCGACCTGGCCCGTACCGGTGCCGACGTCGCGGCCGTGGTGACCTTCCATGGCCTGCTGTCCGACGATTCGAAGCTGGGTTCGAAGCTGCACGCCAGCGTGCTTGCGCTCAATGGCGCGGACGATGCGAACGTGCCACCGGAACAGCGTGCCGGTTTCGAAACCGAGATGCGCGCGGCGAAGGTCGACTGGGCATCGGTCGATTATGGCAATGCGGTGCATTGCTTCACGGAGAAGGAAGCCACCGATGCCGCGGGCAACTGCCGCTACGACGGCAAGGTCGCCGCGCGGGCCTACACCGCGATGCGCGCGTGGCTGGCCGAAGCATTCAAGAAATAA
- the lptD gene encoding LPS assembly protein LptD translates to MTPRISILPKRRLLASAIAIVVSATAWQAQAQSTPSAGTTPTASPAPSPTAATEVETCKLGSFVCAPRPVSYLQCSPNAMLDFYDPTITKDTTLRDTAVTDTVSNINATQGVKVETPEPNLYHMTGGVRLQRADQVLQAEDVTYNADSTAYDAKGNVRYQEAGMLLRADRMTGTTTPNQGDADNVTYQLLQSRGNGVADHAKVTDPMHGRMRLATYSTCDVGKHQWEFRAKTVDLNKDTGVGVARSATMRFKGVPFMYLPYFTFPLDDRRKSGFLYPTFGSSSHSGTYLSIPYYFNLAPNYDATVTPRYYTERGPMLGAEFRYLLPKSNGTFYVEYLGNDKGTDTDFSQFGDRGNSKQRYLAQITNNTALGDGFTLSANINRASDNEYFRDFGNDLYTSAVGILTSSVYVSKGGKYWSAALGADDYQNVDPGLPNYVAPYRRWPRATFNLDVPVNSWLDFGADTEAVAFRKLDKAPGQIDGNRLDLAPYLAADFGGPAWFVRPRLEYRFTGYQLDNGNDKTAYPDRTPTRALPIASLDTGLVFDRATRMFGTDYTQTLEPRLYYLYVPYRNQNNLPAFDTNEMSFDFWQLFTTNRFAGADRQMDANNVTLALTSRLLDDNGVERVSAGIGQIRYLTDQKVQMPGVLPTDYNGSDYVAQFAIQLNDKWRLNSAYQWNPNDKARIYPNPDNGQYGLQGHDTDLATVQIQRRIKGDGVLNFSYRYRRNVMEQFDTSVVYPVSERWRALARWVFARRDIVPVTADGINFTSFAFSHRTLEATAGVEYDSCCVAFRILGRHYVQDYTRRTNNAIMFELEFKGLGSLNPQSGQYLRRAILGYQ, encoded by the coding sequence GTGACGCCTCGCATCAGCATCCTGCCTAAACGCCGCCTGCTGGCGAGCGCCATCGCCATCGTCGTTTCCGCCACCGCCTGGCAAGCCCAGGCCCAGTCGACCCCGTCGGCCGGCACCACGCCTACGGCATCGCCCGCGCCTTCGCCGACCGCGGCCACCGAAGTCGAGACCTGCAAGCTGGGCTCCTTCGTCTGCGCGCCGCGGCCGGTCAGCTACCTGCAGTGCAGCCCCAACGCGATGCTGGATTTCTACGATCCGACCATCACCAAGGACACCACGCTGCGCGACACCGCGGTGACCGACACGGTGTCGAACATCAACGCCACCCAGGGCGTGAAGGTCGAAACACCCGAGCCGAACCTCTACCACATGACTGGCGGCGTGCGCCTGCAGCGTGCCGACCAGGTGCTCCAGGCCGAGGACGTGACCTACAACGCGGACTCCACCGCGTACGACGCCAAGGGCAACGTGCGCTACCAGGAAGCCGGCATGCTGCTGCGTGCCGACCGCATGACCGGCACCACCACGCCGAACCAGGGCGACGCCGACAACGTCACCTACCAGCTGCTGCAGTCGCGCGGCAACGGCGTGGCCGACCACGCAAAGGTGACCGACCCGATGCACGGGCGCATGCGCCTGGCCACCTACTCCACGTGCGACGTGGGCAAGCACCAGTGGGAATTCCGCGCCAAGACGGTCGACCTGAACAAGGACACCGGCGTCGGCGTGGCCCGGAGCGCCACCATGCGCTTCAAGGGCGTGCCCTTCATGTACCTGCCCTATTTCACCTTCCCGCTGGACGACCGGCGCAAGAGCGGCTTCCTCTACCCGACGTTCGGCTCGTCGAGCCACTCGGGCACGTACCTGTCGATCCCGTACTATTTCAACCTGGCGCCGAACTACGACGCCACGGTGACGCCGCGCTACTACACCGAGCGCGGCCCGATGCTCGGCGCGGAATTCCGCTACCTGCTGCCGAAGTCGAACGGCACGTTCTACGTGGAGTACCTGGGCAACGACAAGGGCACGGATACGGATTTCTCGCAGTTTGGCGACCGCGGTAACTCCAAGCAGCGTTACCTGGCCCAGATCACGAACAACACGGCGCTCGGCGACGGCTTCACGCTGTCGGCCAACATCAACCGTGCGTCTGACAATGAATACTTTCGCGACTTCGGCAACGATCTCTACACCTCTGCAGTAGGCATCCTGACCTCGAGCGTGTACGTATCGAAGGGCGGCAAGTACTGGAGCGCCGCGTTGGGCGCGGATGATTACCAGAACGTCGATCCCGGCCTGCCCAACTACGTGGCACCGTACCGTCGCTGGCCGCGTGCCACGTTCAACCTCGACGTACCCGTGAACTCCTGGCTGGATTTCGGCGCGGACACCGAGGCCGTGGCCTTCCGCAAGCTGGACAAGGCGCCTGGTCAGATCGACGGCAACCGCCTCGACCTCGCTCCCTATCTTGCCGCCGATTTCGGCGGCCCGGCCTGGTTCGTGCGCCCGCGTCTGGAATACCGCTTCACCGGCTACCAGCTGGATAACGGCAACGACAAGACGGCCTACCCCGACCGTACGCCGACGCGTGCCCTGCCCATCGCAAGCCTCGACACCGGACTGGTCTTCGACCGCGCCACGCGCATGTTCGGCACCGACTACACCCAGACGCTCGAGCCGCGCCTGTATTACCTGTACGTGCCCTACCGCAACCAGAACAACCTGCCTGCTTTCGACACCAACGAGATGTCGTTCGATTTCTGGCAGCTGTTCACCACCAATCGCTTCGCCGGCGCCGACCGCCAGATGGACGCCAACAACGTCACCCTGGCGCTTACCAGCCGCCTGCTCGACGACAACGGCGTGGAACGCGTCTCGGCGGGTATCGGCCAGATCCGCTACCTGACCGACCAGAAAGTGCAGATGCCGGGCGTGCTGCCCACCGACTACAACGGGTCGGACTACGTGGCCCAGTTTGCCATCCAGCTCAACGACAAGTGGCGGCTTAACAGCGCGTACCAGTGGAACCCGAACGACAAGGCCCGCATCTACCCCAATCCCGACAACGGCCAGTACGGGCTGCAGGGCCATGACACCGACCTGGCCACGGTGCAGATCCAGCGCCGGATCAAGGGCGACGGCGTGCTGAACTTCTCGTACCGCTACCGCCGCAACGTCATGGAACAATTCGACACGTCCGTGGTCTACCCCGTGTCGGAACGCTGGCGCGCCCTGGCGCGCTGGGTGTTTGCCCGCCGCGACATCGTGCCGGTGACCGCCGACGGCATCAACTTCACCTCGTTCGCGTTCTCCCACCGCACGCTGGAAGCGACCGCGGGCGTCGAATACGACAGCTGCTGCGTCGCCTTCCGTATCCTGGGCCGCCACTACGTCCAGGATTACACCCGGCGGACCAACAACGCGATCATGTTCGAGCTGGAATTCAAGGGGCTGGGCTCCCTGAACCCCCAGTCGGGCCAGTACCTGCGGCGTGCTATCCTTGGCTATCAATAA
- a CDS encoding UbiH/UbiF/VisC/COQ6 family ubiquinone biosynthesis hydroxylase — protein sequence MSEAWNGNESTRRRGGLLDIAVVGGGMVGAAAALALARSGFSVALVDAREPAAWSAANEVDLRVVGLAPSSLRLLDELGVWHRIREARASAYERMVVWDAENGATLHFDAADEGRDVLGYIVENNLVQAVLWQALEDAGVRRIVPAEVTGYSMREDRAQLELADGQLLSARLVVAADGAESPLRSMVGIGTQGRDYAQRGVVAHVATSRPHERTAWQRFLPGGPLAFLPLADGRSSIVWSLPEDEARRVLALDDDAFRDALGVASDYRLGPIERVTARAAFPLRLKLADRYEVGRLVLLGDAAHAVHPLAGQGVNLGLRDVAELRDTLVEAREAGRDFAATHVLRRYARRRRSADELDARSFDALARVYAWQAAPLVAARGVGVRVLDRLAPLKRRLMRHAAGG from the coding sequence GTGAGCGAGGCCTGGAACGGCAACGAATCGACGCGTCGTCGCGGCGGCTTGCTCGACATCGCGGTGGTGGGTGGTGGCATGGTCGGTGCGGCCGCGGCGCTTGCGCTGGCGCGCTCCGGCTTCAGCGTGGCACTGGTGGATGCGCGTGAACCCGCGGCGTGGTCGGCGGCGAATGAAGTCGACCTGCGCGTGGTCGGGCTTGCCCCGTCGTCGCTACGCCTGCTCGACGAACTGGGTGTATGGCATCGCATCCGCGAAGCCCGCGCGTCGGCGTACGAGCGCATGGTGGTGTGGGACGCGGAGAATGGCGCCACGCTGCATTTCGACGCGGCCGACGAGGGCCGCGACGTGCTTGGCTATATCGTCGAGAACAATCTGGTCCAGGCGGTGCTGTGGCAGGCGCTGGAGGATGCCGGCGTGCGCCGCATCGTACCGGCCGAAGTGACCGGTTACAGCATGCGCGAGGACCGCGCGCAGCTCGAACTCGCCGATGGCCAGCTATTGTCGGCCCGGCTCGTGGTCGCCGCCGACGGCGCGGAATCGCCGCTGCGCAGCATGGTCGGCATCGGTACGCAGGGGCGCGATTACGCCCAGCGTGGCGTCGTCGCCCACGTGGCCACCTCGCGGCCGCACGAGCGGACCGCGTGGCAGCGTTTCCTGCCGGGCGGCCCGCTGGCGTTCCTGCCACTGGCGGATGGCCGCAGCTCCATCGTCTGGTCGTTGCCGGAAGATGAGGCACGCCGCGTGCTCGCCCTGGACGACGATGCCTTCCGCGATGCGCTTGGCGTCGCCAGCGATTACCGGCTTGGGCCGATCGAACGGGTCACGGCGCGCGCCGCCTTCCCGTTGCGCCTGAAGCTGGCCGATCGCTATGAAGTCGGCCGGCTGGTGCTGCTTGGCGATGCCGCGCATGCGGTGCATCCGCTGGCCGGGCAGGGCGTGAACCTCGGCCTGCGTGACGTGGCCGAGTTGCGCGACACGCTGGTCGAGGCCCGCGAGGCGGGCCGCGATTTCGCCGCGACGCATGTCCTGCGCCGCTACGCACGCCGCCGGCGCAGCGCTGACGAGCTGGACGCGCGTTCGTTCGATGCGCTGGCGCGGGTCTATGCGTGGCAGGCCGCGCCGCTGGTTGCCGCGCGTGGGGTGGGGGTTCGGGTGCTCGACCGCCTCGCGCCGTTGAAGCGTCGGTTGATGCGGCACGCGGCTGGGGGTTGA